A stretch of Tripterygium wilfordii isolate XIE 37 chromosome 11, ASM1340144v1, whole genome shotgun sequence DNA encodes these proteins:
- the LOC120008409 gene encoding sulfite oxidase-like, with protein sequence MPGLTAPSDYAREPPRHPCLRINSKEPFNAEPPRSGLILSYVTPVDLFYKRNHGPIPLVEDIERYSVSICGLIDTPRELFMGDIRMLPKYTVTATLQCAGNRRTAMSQVKKVKGVGWDVSALGNAVWGGAKLADVLELVGIPKLASTTKSGGKHVEFVSVDKCKEENGGPYKASIPLSQATNPTAEVLLAYEMNGEVLNRDHGYPLRVVVPGVIGARSVKWLDSINVIANECQGFFMQRDYKMFPPSVNWDNINWSTSRPQMDFPVQSAICSLEDVNAIKPGKVKISGYAVSGGGRGIERVDISIDGGKSWLQASRYQKAGIPYVSDDLNSDKWAWVLFEVVVDISSSTTIVAKAVDLAANVQPEKVEDIWNLRGILNTSWHQVQVRVGHSNM encoded by the exons ATGCCGGGACTGACAGCACCCTCCGATTATGCGCGGGAACCGCCGCGTCACCCTTGCCTCCGCATCAACTCCAAG GAACCTTTCAATGCGGAGCCACCGCGTTCGGGGTTGATTTTGTCTTATGTGACACCTGTGGATTTGTTCTACAAGAGGAATCATGGGCCAATTCCGCTAGTTGAGGACATAGAAAG ATACTCTGTTTCAATATGCGGATTAATTGATACTCCTAGAGAGCTGTTTATGGGAGATATCAG AATGCTTCCAAAATATACTGTCACTGCGACTTTACAG TGTGCTGGTAACAGAAGGACCGCAATGAGCCAAGTTAAAAAAGTTAAAGGAGTTGGTTGGGATGTTTCTGCTCTTGGAAATG CTGTTTGGGGTGGTGCCAAATTGGCTGATGTTCTGGAACTTGTTGGAATTCCTAAGTTGGCAAGTACTACTAAATCTGGAGGAAAACATGTTGAATTTGTGAGCGTTGATAAGTGCAAG GAGGAGAATGGTGGTCCTTACAAGGCATCAATTCCACTAAGTCAAGCCACAAACCCCACAGCTGAAGTCTTACTTGCTTATGAGATGAATGGAGAG GTTCTTAATAGGGATCATGGTTATCCCTTGCGAGTAGTTGTCCCAGGTGTTATAGGTGCTCGTTCTGTCAAATGGCTGGACTCCATCAATGTCATTGCAAATGAATGTCAG GGCTTCTTTATGCAAAGGGACTACAAAATGTTTCCCCCGTCAGTCAACTGGGATAATATCAATTGGTCTACCAGTAGGCCACAAATGGATTTTCCTGTTCAG AGTGCAATTTGCTCTCTAGAGGACGTGAATGCTATAAAGCCTGGAAAG GTAAAAATCAGTGGATACGCAGTATCAGGAGGTGGACGTGGAATTGAAAGAGTTGATATATCTATCGATGGTGGCAAAAGCTGGTTACAAGCCTCTCGATACCAGAAGGCTGGCATCCCCTATGTTTCAGATGATCTGAACAGTGACAAATGGGCATGGGTGCTCTTTGAGGTTGTGGTTGATATTTCCAGCAGCACTACGATTGTTGCCAAAGCA GTGGATTTGGCAGCAAATGTACAACCTGAGAAAGTGGAAGACATTTGGAACTTGAGAGGGATTCTTAACACTTCATGGCATCAAGTTCAAGTTCGAGTTGGTCATTCAAATATGTGA
- the LOC120009844 gene encoding cytochrome P450 94B3-like has translation MEVVMSLHTLQPLSFIFLPLLLLIFLCTYTYTYSQKLPTYSTHRPPSYPIIGCLISFYKNRGRLLDWYTQLLAESPTNTIVVQRFGAPRTIVTANPDNVQYILKTNFNNFPKGKPFTDLLGDFLGSGILNVDGELWYKQRKLASHEFSARCLREYFMTSLEDEVERRFFPVLESLARTAEVVDLQELLRRLAFNVICKVSLGIDRCYLDPSQPDSVLAKAFDLASEICARRGAAPLFIVWKVKRWLGVGSERRLKEAIKEIHKHVAQMIQEKKNKIEKGDTYSQDLLSRLILADLEEKVIRDMVISFIMAGRDTTSAAMTWLFWLLSSHRHIEGEVVKEATLANGRQLNYESLKELRFLNACLCESMRLYPPVAWDSKHATVDDLLPDNTPVRAGDRVTYFPYGMGRMETIWGNDYLEFKPERWFLDSNERSMKKVCPFKFPVFQAGPRVCLGKEMAVIQMKYVMASILKRFEIRPISPERPVFVPLLTAHMAGGLKVLIQRREAEMDQNITLN, from the coding sequence ATGGAAGTTGTGATGTCCCTCCATACACTGCAGCCCCtatctttcattttcttgcCTTTGCTGCTGCTTATCTTTCTTtgcacatacacatacacatactcTCAGAAACTTCCAACATATTCGACACACAGGCCACCAAGCTATCCCATTATCGGATGCTTGATCTCATTCTACAAGAACCGCGGCAGACTGTTGGATTGGTACACTCAACTTCTAGCAGAATCACCAACCAACACCATTGTTGTGCAAAGGTTTGGCGCGCCTAGGACGATCGTCACAGCAAATCCAGATAATGTTCAATATATACTCAAAACCAACTTTAACAATTTTCCCAAAGGCAAGCCTTTCACTGATCTTCTTGGGGACTTTCTTGGCTCAGGAATACTCAATGTGGATGGAGAGCTCTGGTACAAGCAACGCAAGCTAGCAAGTCATGAGTTCAGTGCCAGATGTTTGAGAGAATATTTCATGACTTCATTGGAGGATGAGGTTGAAAGACGGTTTTTTCCGGTTTTGGAGTCATTGGCAAGAACAGCCGAGGTAGTTGATTTGCAGGAGTTGCTGAGACGACTTGCATTCAACGTAATCTGTAAGGTTTCATTAGGGATTGATAGGTGTTACCTCGATCCTTCTCAGCCTGATTCAGTTCTTGCCAAGGCTTTTGACTTGGCGTCGGAGATATGTGCAAGGCGTGGAGCAGCGCCGTTGTTCATAGTTTGGAAGGTTAAGAGATGGCTCGGAGTTGGATCGGAGAGAAGGCTTAAAGAGGCTATCAAAGAAATACACAAACATGTTGCACAGATGattcaagagaagaagaacaagattGAAAAAGGTGATACTTATAGTCAAGATCTCCTATCTCGGCTGATATTGGCAGATCTGGAAGAGAAAGTAATAAGAGACATGGTGATAAGCTTCATTATGGCTGGAAGAGATACAACTTCTGCTGCAATGACATGGCTCTTCTGGTTGCTTTCCAGCCATCGACACATCGAGGGAGAGGTGGTAAAAGAAGCAACGTTAGCAAATGGAAGACAACTTAATTATGAATCACTGAAAGAGTTGAGATTTTTGAATGCATGTCTTTGCGAGTCCATGAGACTTTATCCACCAGTTGCCTGGGACTCGAAGCATGCCACAGTCGATGATTTGTTGCCAGACAATACTCCTGTTCGAGCAGGAGATAGAGTGACTTACTTCCCCTATGGAATGGGGAGGATGGAAACAATATGGGGAAATGACTACTTGGAGTTCAAACCGGAACGATGGTTTCTAGACTCAAATGAAAGATCAATGAAGAAGGTATGTCCTTTCAAATTTCCAGTCTTTCAGGCTGGTCCAAGGGTATGCCTTGGGAAGGAGATGGCCGTCATTCAGATGAAATATGTAATGGCTTCCATTCTGAAGCGATTTGAGATCAGGCCGATCAGTCCAGAGAGGCCGGTCTTCGTGCCACTCCTGACGGCTCACATGGCCGGCGGCTTGAAGGTTTTGATTCAAAGGAGAGAGGCTGAAATGGACCAAAACATAACATTAAATTAG